The DNA segment CGACTTCGCCGTCGCAAGTAGACTGTCCAGTCGAGCCAAGTCAAGGTCGGCCGATGGTGGAGCGAGTTGTGGTTGGTTGCCGTAGTATCGTTGCAGGATTTCGTTGGCGGCAGTGAGGTTTTCTTGTGCAAGGTAGACCTGCACTCGTAGGGCCAGTCGGTCAGGATCGGATTGGTTCGTCGAATTTCTCGCACGTTGGTCCGCATCGAGGATTTCCAAAGCCTCTTCAGGTCGACCGGTTTGAATCAGTGCTTTGATTCGCAATGCCTGTAGTTTGGAATGGGCATTGGTCCCTGTTGGGATTCGCGACATGACTTCGACAGCTTCCCGTTCGCTGGTTGTTAAAGAAGCGATCGCGTCTTCACTTCCACGAGGAAATAGTTGGCTTTGCAGCAGCCAAGCTTCCACGCGTTGTTGGCCAATCGTACTGCGGAGGTCTTGCAGGTCTTGGTTCTCCGTTTCGCCTGATGCATCGATCTGTTCGCGAATGTCTTCAAATTGTTTGAGGCATGCATTGGTCGCTTGTAGGCCTCGGTTCTGAATGTTTGTGTCGCCGGGGGAAATCGCCATGGCCACGGCCGCGTGGCGAGCCGTCGATAAATCGATCAAGCCGCTTTGTGTTTCCAGCCACAGTCGCCTTGGGTGTTGTGGGTAGGCTTTGAGCAATTGTTCGATGGGCTGACGTGCCGCCTGGGCAAGTTCGGGTTCCCAGCGACTTTGGCCAACCATGCGTGCGGTGCGAACCGTTGACAAGCGGATCGTCCAGCGGGCGGCAACATCGGAATCGAGGGCCGAATTTCGCAGGTGATCGATGCAAATCGCTTCCGCCGTTTGCAGCATGTTTGCATTCAGCAGGACGGAAATTAGATCCTGTTGCCAGTCCTCGGTGCGACGTTGGGGACTGGACGTGCCCGCTCCCAGGAGAGGATGGGGAGGGATTGCGTATTGCCAGCAGGCAAGCGTCCCTAGTAAGCACAAGAACCGAACGCGAAAAAGAGTAATTAGGTTCATGTTGCTAAAGACTATGGCTGCTGAACGACTTCGCCGCCGCTGATCGAAGCGTTGGCTTGGTGGACTTGTAGGTCCATTGAAAAGTTGATGGAGCGGACCGATCCGTCGGCCATCACCATGTTCCACGCGGCTGAATGGGCACTGCCAAAATCATGACAAACCAAGCAGTCGGTTGAATGATCGCGGCGAGGCGAGCGGACGGCATAGCGGAGGTAGGAGCTGGGTGTATCATTGTCGCGAGGGTCTCCGGCGATCGGTAGTTGGTCGCCTTGGCTGGTGCCGGTTGTGTAGGCTGACGAGTCCATCGATTTTTCGCCGATCAAATACGTTTGGCTCATCCCGTCGATAAAACTGGCTGCCCTGGTACGCCGGCCCATCTGCCAGGCACCCAGGTCATTGATTTCGACCAAGCGTTCGTTGATCCCTTGACTGCCTGGTGGAGGATTTCCGCTGCCACCGCAAATCGCGTAATCGGTACGAGCTCCGGTAGCCCCATACTGGTCATGGTATTTTTCTAGCAGCGGATAAGCTTTTGCGGATCGACGCGATGGGCAGTGAAGCGATTCAACGGGCGATTGGATGGCTTCTTTGCGTTCTTGTGTTAGTAGACCGTGGGGGTCTTCTTGCAAGCGGTTCAAGCGTTCGGCTAGCTGCCTTTGTTCCAGATACTGCATCGTCTGGATGATCCAGTTTGCACCGGTGAGGCGATCGTCGACATCGTTTTGGGGAAAATAGATCAGTTCTGGACGCTGTTCGCCAGCGTATC comes from the Roseimaritima multifibrata genome and includes:
- a CDS encoding DUF1559 domain-containing protein, coding for MRRDHSRAFTLVELLVVIAIIGVLIALLLPAVQAIRESARMMQCKNHLKQLGLACHNYESTFNQFPGYAGEQRPELIYFPQNDVDDRLTGANWIIQTMQYLEQRQLAERLNRLQEDPHGLLTQERKEAIQSPVESLHCPSRRSAKAYPLLEKYHDQYGATGARTDYAICGGSGNPPPGSQGINERLVEINDLGAWQMGRRTRAASFIDGMSQTYLIGEKSMDSSAYTTGTSQGDQLPIAGDPRDNDTPSSYLRYAVRSPRRDHSTDCLVCHDFGSAHSAAWNMVMADGSVRSINFSMDLQVHQANASISGGEVVQQP